Within Candidatus Zixiibacteriota bacterium, the genomic segment GGGCCGGTATCGCCGTCGCCGACGCGTTTGTGATCCTGGGCGGAGATCGTGGTCAGCAGGCTCTTGCCGTCGGTGAAGGCAAAGACGGAGGCCTCCTCGCCCTGCAGGAAGCTTTCAATAACGATTTTGGCGCCGGCTTCGCCAAACTGGCGTTTTTGCATCAGGTCGCGGATGACGCGCTCGGCGTCTTCGGCGGAGTGCGAGATCGCAACGCCCTTTCCCGCGGCCAGGCCGTCGGCCTTGATGACGATCGGCATCCCGGCACCGCGGACGAACTTGATCGCTTCGCGCATATCCTCGAAGATCATGAAGCTGGCGGTTGGGATATGGTATTTGCGCATAAACTGCTTGGCGTAGGCTTTGGAGTATTCAATTTCGGCGGCGGCCTTGGTGGGACCGAAGATCTTGAGTTTTTCCGCCTCGAAA encodes:
- the purD gene encoding phosphoribosylamine--glycine ligase; amino-acid sequence: MRILVVGSGGREHAICWKLSKSQFVEKVYCAPGNAGIFKHAELVDIRAEDIDNLIRFARERQVDLTVVGPELPLSMGIVDRFEAEKLKIFGPTKAAAEIEYSKAYAKQFMRKYHIPTASFMIFEDMREAIKFVRGAGMPIVIKADGLAAGKGVAISHSAEDAERVIRDLMQKRQFGEAGAKIVIESFLQGEEASVFAFTDGKSLLTTISAQDHKRVGDGDTGP